In Panacibacter ginsenosidivorans, the following proteins share a genomic window:
- a CDS encoding sensor histidine kinase, producing the protein MEFDNDRIIRPVNKIEITGWIILCLMNPLVNWWSIFHEYLKAHPTPIVLDLLVIIIINMLFLPAYVLYARFIVSKFLFRKRYILFALLSIGFFLVIQSLFFAICSIVLTIHDLTPPEFNYVSHSYGTFIREGLWIIINMLFAGVICFIREAMTKDDSMAILQKENNFYKLRYLRAQLNPHFLFNTLNSIYSLSLQKSDKAPEAVVKLADVMRYLIYECNEDRISLNKEIDFIRNYIEIEKIRFKADIRFTVEGDTEGIMIEPFLFISFIENGFKHALDNTEIEPFIYITIKVKPGEIVLNVLNNTNIDLETQAKRIHGKGISGSKSLLELLYPAAYTLDIIQTDKDERQESKVRLKNAKDRLETLYPDAHTLDVILKNNVFTVSLIIKPQAA; encoded by the coding sequence ATGGAATTTGATAATGACAGAATAATAAGACCGGTCAACAAGATCGAAATTACGGGTTGGATAATTCTTTGCCTTATGAATCCCCTCGTTAATTGGTGGAGTATATTCCATGAATATTTAAAAGCTCATCCCACTCCAATAGTATTGGACCTTTTAGTTATTATTATCATTAATATGCTGTTTCTTCCTGCTTATGTATTATATGCCAGGTTTATTGTTTCTAAATTTCTTTTTCGTAAACGGTACATTCTTTTTGCACTATTGAGTATTGGTTTCTTCCTGGTGATACAATCATTATTTTTTGCGATCTGCTCAATTGTTTTAACGATCCATGATCTTACGCCTCCCGAATTCAATTATGTTTCTCATAGCTATGGCACGTTCATTCGCGAAGGTTTATGGATCATTATCAACATGCTTTTTGCCGGGGTAATTTGCTTTATAAGAGAAGCGATGACAAAAGATGATTCGATGGCTATACTTCAAAAGGAAAATAATTTTTATAAACTTCGATACCTGCGTGCGCAACTGAATCCTCATTTTCTTTTTAATACGTTGAATAGTATTTATTCGCTTAGCCTGCAAAAATCTGATAAAGCGCCTGAAGCAGTAGTAAAACTGGCAGATGTAATGCGCTACCTGATATACGAATGCAATGAAGACAGGATTTCTTTGAATAAAGAAATTGATTTCATCAGGAACTATATTGAAATAGAAAAAATAAGGTTTAAAGCAGATATACGTTTTACTGTGGAAGGAGATACGGAAGGCATAATGATAGAACCTTTTCTTTTTATTTCTTTTATTGAAAACGGATTTAAACACGCATTGGATAATACGGAGATTGAGCCATTTATTTATATTACTATAAAAGTAAAGCCAGGTGAGATCGTATTAAATGTACTCAACAATACAAACATTGATCTTGAGACACAGGCAAAGAGAATTCATGGCAAAGGTATCAGCGGAAGTAAGAGCCTGCTTGAATTATTATATCCTGCTGCTTACACATTGGATATTATTCAAACGGATAAAGATGAAAGACAGGAAAGCAAAGTAAGGCTCAAAAATGCAAAAGACCGGTTGGAAACATTATATCCCGATGCTCACACGCTTGATGTAATTTTAAAGAACAATGTATTCACAGTTTCATTAATTATAAAACCACAGGCTGCTTGA
- a CDS encoding LytR/AlgR family response regulator transcription factor, whose translation MIKCIIVEDEVLAQQVIQSHLQKAERFELVGVCNNAMEAQALLNKYEVDLMFLDIQLPGMTGLNFLRSLNNPPLVVLTTAYAEYALESYEFNVIDYLLKPISFDRFSKTISKIVDGKFVLQNKTESGDVTGDHIFIKSNSKFFKIDFPDIIYIEGMKDYLKIHTQENILVTHQTMQEMEQLLPSKQFIRVHKSYIIAVAHIKSIYGNSIEMGKATIPIGISYKEKVMNLIAR comes from the coding sequence TTGATAAAGTGTATAATAGTAGAAGACGAAGTACTTGCACAGCAGGTTATTCAAAGCCATTTGCAAAAAGCAGAAAGATTTGAACTGGTAGGTGTTTGCAATAATGCGATGGAAGCGCAGGCATTGTTGAATAAGTATGAAGTTGACCTGATGTTTCTTGATATTCAATTACCCGGAATGACTGGACTGAATTTTCTGCGTTCATTAAACAATCCGCCACTCGTTGTGCTCACAACAGCTTATGCAGAGTACGCATTAGAGAGTTATGAATTCAATGTTATTGATTATTTGCTAAAGCCCATTTCATTTGATCGTTTTTCAAAAACGATCAGTAAAATTGTTGACGGCAAATTTGTTTTACAAAACAAAACTGAAAGCGGCGATGTAACCGGTGATCATATCTTCATTAAAAGCAATAGCAAATTTTTTAAGATCGACTTTCCTGATATTATTTACATAGAAGGCATGAAAGATTATTTAAAAATTCATACGCAGGAAAACATACTTGTTACACACCAGACGATGCAGGAAATGGAACAGTTGCTACCTTCAAAGCAATTTATCCGTGTACACAAATCTTATATTATTGCAGTTGCGCACATCAAAAGCATTTACGGAAACTCTATAGAAATGGGTAAAGCAACCATCCCTATTGGCATAAGTTATAAAGAGAAAGTAATGAATCTTATCGCCCGTTGA
- a CDS encoding class I SAM-dependent methyltransferase, protein MQLSEAIKLIQHKDILHTAPQTWADLGCGSGLFTQALANLLNNNSTIYAVDKTIGGFRKFSTPITIEFLQLDFIKDTIPLSDLNGVLMANSLHYVKDKILFINKLMHLLRKDGYLLLVEYDTDKSNPWVPYPLSFSSLNTLFKQIKHKEIIKLQEHPSVFGRANMYAALIKL, encoded by the coding sequence ATGCAATTAAGCGAGGCAATAAAATTAATTCAACATAAAGACATCCTGCACACAGCGCCACAAACGTGGGCTGATCTGGGTTGTGGTTCGGGTTTGTTTACACAAGCCTTAGCAAACTTGCTGAATAACAACAGTACAATTTATGCAGTAGATAAAACCATAGGCGGCTTTAGAAAATTCTCTACACCAATTACAATTGAATTTTTGCAACTTGATTTTATTAAAGACACTATACCTCTTAGTGATCTGAATGGTGTATTAATGGCTAACTCCCTTCATTACGTAAAAGATAAAATTTTATTCATAAATAAGTTGATGCACTTATTAAGGAAAGATGGTTATTTATTATTAGTAGAATATGATACAGATAAATCAAATCCCTGGGTTCCTTACCCATTGAGTTTTTCATCTTTAAATACATTATTCAAACAAATAAAACACAAAGAGATAATAAAATTACAAGAACATCCTTCAGTTTTTGGAAGAGCGAATATGTATGCAGCATTGATAAAACTATAA
- a CDS encoding ligase-associated DNA damage response DEXH box helicase: MASLNRTKGFQIIKDWFTAKSFAPFSFQQETWQHILDGKSGLVNAPTGCGKTFSVFIGSVIQFINEHPDNYKTKSKNGLQLLWVTPLRALAKDIARAMEEVIAELGMQWKVGIRNGDTDTSERQKQKRNIPEVLLITPESLHLLLAQKGYPETFKDLRIIAVDEWHELLGSKRGVQVELAVSRIVNVVNGQLAIDNREGEKSKVKSQKKQISVWGISATIGNLEEAREVLLAPVNFEESVIVKANLHKRTEVYSIIPDEIEKYPWAGHLGIKLAAQIIPIIEASNTTLIFINTRGMSERWYQTILDIAPQLAGAIALHHGSIEQELRWWVEEALHTQKLKAVVCTASLDLGVDFRPVDTVIQVGSPKGVSRFLQRAGRSGHRPGDVSKIYFLPTHSLELVEAAALKEAIKDKVIESREPMLLCFDVLIQYLCTLAIGEGFRPEEIFEEVRSTYCFADIKESEWHEVIYHITSGGKALEHYDEYKKVEVIDGLYRIRNRRIAMRHRMHIGTIVSDAMMKVKFMSGGYIGVIEEWFISRLEPGDVFVFGGYNLEMVAIKDMTVLTRKSKSKKALVPSWMGGRMSLTANLGHVLRNTFNKIAANDLDEIELKSLQPLFELQKELSHIPQSDELLIEHIEDKDGYHLMVYPFEGRQVHEAMSSLMAYRISKATAITFSIAMNDYGFELLSDRPIPVDDTNVHELFTTENLITDIQKSVNSVEMATRKFRDIAVIGGLIFQGFPGEQKKARHLQSSAGLLFKVFSEYDPHNILLRQAYQEVFDQQMEEVRLRNALQRIQNSRIVIMFPQQFTPLSFPIIVDGLSRYNLSSERLEDRIRRMQQQLEN; this comes from the coding sequence ATGGCATCATTAAATAGAACAAAAGGCTTTCAAATTATAAAAGATTGGTTTACTGCCAAAAGCTTTGCCCCATTTAGCTTTCAGCAGGAAACGTGGCAGCATATTCTTGATGGCAAAAGCGGTTTGGTAAATGCCCCTACAGGCTGCGGAAAAACATTCTCCGTTTTTATTGGCAGTGTAATACAATTCATTAACGAACATCCGGACAACTACAAAACGAAATCAAAAAACGGTTTACAATTATTGTGGGTAACACCACTGCGTGCATTGGCAAAAGATATTGCACGTGCCATGGAAGAAGTAATTGCAGAATTAGGCATGCAATGGAAAGTTGGCATTCGTAATGGTGATACAGACACCAGTGAGCGGCAAAAACAAAAACGTAATATACCCGAGGTGTTGCTGATAACTCCGGAGAGTTTACATTTATTATTGGCGCAAAAAGGCTATCCTGAAACTTTTAAAGACCTGCGCATTATTGCTGTTGATGAATGGCATGAATTGCTTGGCAGTAAACGTGGTGTACAAGTGGAATTGGCGGTGAGCAGGATTGTAAATGTCGTCAATGGGCAATTGGCAATAGACAACAGAGAAGGTGAAAAGTCAAAAGTTAAAAGTCAAAAAAAACAAATTTCTGTTTGGGGTATTAGCGCAACAATTGGAAATCTGGAAGAAGCAAGAGAAGTGTTGCTTGCGCCTGTAAATTTTGAAGAAAGTGTAATTGTAAAAGCAAACCTGCATAAGCGTACAGAAGTTTATTCCATTATACCAGACGAGATAGAAAAATACCCATGGGCGGGCCATCTTGGTATTAAGCTGGCTGCACAAATTATTCCCATCATTGAAGCAAGCAATACCACGCTCATTTTTATTAATACAAGAGGCATGAGTGAAAGATGGTATCAAACCATTCTTGATATTGCGCCACAGCTTGCCGGCGCCATTGCATTGCACCATGGCAGTATTGAACAAGAGCTGCGTTGGTGGGTTGAAGAAGCATTGCATACACAAAAATTGAAAGCAGTGGTGTGTACTGCAAGTCTTGATCTTGGTGTTGATTTTAGGCCCGTTGATACTGTAATACAGGTTGGTTCTCCTAAAGGTGTATCAAGGTTTTTACAACGTGCAGGCCGCAGTGGGCACAGGCCCGGTGATGTAAGTAAGATTTATTTTTTACCAACACATTCATTGGAATTGGTAGAAGCTGCAGCATTAAAAGAAGCCATCAAGGACAAAGTAATAGAAAGTCGTGAACCAATGTTGCTTTGCTTTGATGTATTGATACAATATCTCTGCACATTAGCTATTGGCGAGGGTTTCAGGCCAGAGGAAATTTTCGAAGAAGTAAGATCAACTTATTGTTTTGCTGATATAAAAGAAAGTGAGTGGCATGAAGTAATATATCATATCACCAGTGGCGGTAAAGCGCTGGAACATTATGATGAATATAAAAAAGTAGAAGTTATTGATGGCTTATACCGCATACGCAACAGGCGCATTGCCATGCGGCATCGAATGCATATTGGCACTATTGTTAGTGATGCGATGATGAAAGTAAAATTCATGAGTGGTGGCTATATTGGTGTGATTGAAGAATGGTTCATTAGTCGTTTGGAGCCTGGTGACGTGTTTGTGTTTGGTGGTTATAATCTTGAAATGGTTGCTATAAAAGATATGACAGTGCTTACACGTAAATCAAAATCGAAGAAAGCATTGGTGCCAAGCTGGATGGGTGGAAGAATGAGTCTTACTGCAAATCTGGGTCATGTGCTGCGTAACACATTTAATAAGATCGCAGCCAATGATCTTGATGAAATTGAATTAAAAAGTTTGCAGCCATTGTTTGAATTGCAAAAGGAATTATCACATATTCCACAATCAGATGAATTGCTGATAGAACATATCGAAGATAAAGATGGTTATCATTTAATGGTGTATCCGTTTGAAGGCAGGCAGGTGCATGAAGCCATGAGTTCATTGATGGCATACCGCATCAGCAAAGCAACAGCCATTACTTTTTCTATCGCTATGAATGATTACGGTTTTGAATTATTGAGTGATCGCCCCATTCCTGTGGATGACACCAACGTGCATGAATTATTTACAACTGAAAATCTTATTACAGACATTCAAAAGAGTGTAAACTCTGTTGAAATGGCAACACGTAAATTCCGTGATATTGCTGTGATTGGCGGATTGATCTTCCAGGGTTTTCCTGGTGAGCAAAAAAAGGCAAGACACCTGCAATCCTCTGCCGGACTGCTTTTCAAGGTGTTTAGCGAATATGACCCCCATAATATTTTATTGCGGCAGGCATACCAGGAAGTGTTTGATCAGCAGATGGAAGAAGTGCGTTTGCGCAATGCATTGCAGCGTATACAAAATAGTCGCATCGTGATTATGTTTCCACAGCAGTTTACACCGTTGTCTTTTCCTATTATCGTTGATGGATTAAGCAGGTATAATCTTTCATCTGAAAGACTGGAAGATCGCATAAGAAGAATGCAACAGCAACTTGAAAATTAA
- a CDS encoding glycoside hydrolase family 2 protein yields the protein MKHFITILFLLLLINAVAQDENKIILSDGWKMQSSLTDKAGGKEISQENFTANNWYNVSVPTTIIAGLIANKEFDFDPFYGKNLEKISGERFDHSWWFRKTFELPVGEKNKTVILTLHGINYKANLWVNGVLVKDSSVIKGPFRIFDLDITKFINEDGKNVIALEILSPFNPNKKDGDLAIDYADWIHYPADYNGGIVNNVSISTYDKVAVRYPLVTTKFNSKALTVAHLTVDAEVINYSGEAQDVTVKGKINNNINFEQKIHLQPNESKSITFKPTDYKQLNIENPRIWWPWQYGNPDLNTITLQSVVKENISNTIKENFGIREITSVFISNDAREFIVNGKPIMLRGAAWSPDIFQRRSPERQEQEIKLVRDMNMNIVRSEGKFEDDNFYDLCDKYGLLVMTGWMCCGSWQYPKSWSAEERNVAMESDRSVMYWLRNKACMLSWLNGSDMPPTDTSVESGYLAIEKELKWPNPILATANEGVSKVSGKSGVKMAGPYDWVPPIYWETDPHKYGGAWSFATEISPGPSIPPYESLIKFIPKDSLWYTNSDWLYHCGTMEFGDTKIFNEALNNRYGKSTTIQEFLDKAQAQNYEAHRAMMEAYGLNKYNTATGVVQWMLSNPWPGLIWHTYDYFLYPAGTYFGMKKSMEPLHVQYSYKSNEVIINNSLLKSFNNLTAKAAIYDINGVLKFNHSIVTSVKEDAITKCFVLPAIKDLSDVYFLRLELTDANGKTKSINWYWLSQKQDVLNWNKSTWFYTPQSAYTDLSGLQQLPKTSLKTDYITTKKELSTTQHITITNTGKAVAFFVHLRALKGKDGDDILPVIFDDNYFSLAPGESRTINCSYENKNAGNADAYILTTAWNAAGE from the coding sequence ATGAAACACTTCATCACAATTCTTTTCCTGCTCTTACTTATCAATGCAGTTGCGCAGGATGAAAACAAAATAATATTAAGCGATGGATGGAAAATGCAATCTTCGCTAACAGATAAAGCAGGTGGTAAAGAAATATCGCAGGAAAATTTTACAGCAAATAATTGGTATAACGTTTCTGTGCCTACCACAATTATTGCAGGCCTTATTGCTAACAAAGAATTTGATTTTGATCCGTTCTATGGTAAGAACCTGGAGAAAATTTCAGGTGAAAGATTTGACCATTCGTGGTGGTTCAGAAAAACATTTGAATTACCTGTAGGTGAAAAAAATAAAACAGTGATACTTACACTGCATGGCATTAATTACAAAGCAAATCTTTGGGTAAATGGTGTGCTTGTAAAAGATTCTTCAGTAATCAAAGGGCCATTCAGAATTTTTGATCTTGATATTACAAAGTTCATCAATGAAGATGGCAAGAATGTTATAGCATTGGAGATATTAAGCCCATTCAATCCTAATAAAAAAGATGGTGACCTTGCAATAGATTATGCAGACTGGATACATTATCCTGCAGATTATAACGGAGGCATCGTAAATAATGTAAGCATCAGTACTTATGATAAAGTTGCCGTTCGTTATCCATTGGTTACAACAAAGTTTAATTCCAAAGCCCTTACGGTTGCACATTTAACGGTAGATGCGGAAGTAATAAATTATTCCGGCGAAGCGCAGGACGTAACAGTAAAAGGAAAGATCAATAACAACATCAATTTTGAACAGAAAATACATCTTCAACCAAATGAATCGAAAAGCATTACATTTAAGCCGACAGATTACAAACAATTAAACATAGAAAACCCACGCATCTGGTGGCCCTGGCAATATGGCAATCCTGACCTAAATACCATCACCCTGCAGTCTGTTGTTAAAGAAAATATAAGCAATACTATCAAAGAGAATTTTGGTATCAGAGAAATAACTTCTGTATTTATCAGTAATGATGCAAGAGAATTTATTGTTAATGGTAAACCAATCATGTTGCGTGGTGCAGCATGGTCGCCTGATATTTTTCAGCGTCGCTCACCAGAAAGACAGGAGCAGGAAATAAAACTGGTGCGGGATATGAACATGAACATCGTACGTTCAGAAGGAAAATTTGAAGATGACAATTTTTATGATCTCTGTGATAAATATGGTTTGCTGGTAATGACAGGATGGATGTGTTGCGGTTCATGGCAATATCCAAAAAGCTGGAGTGCAGAAGAAAGAAATGTTGCCATGGAATCTGACCGCAGTGTTATGTACTGGCTGCGCAATAAAGCCTGTATGCTTAGCTGGCTCAATGGAAGCGATATGCCGCCAACAGATACTTCTGTAGAAAGCGGTTACCTTGCTATAGAAAAAGAATTGAAATGGCCCAATCCTATACTTGCTACTGCAAACGAAGGTGTATCGAAAGTGTCTGGCAAAAGCGGCGTAAAAATGGCCGGGCCTTATGATTGGGTGCCGCCCATTTATTGGGAAACAGATCCGCACAAATATGGTGGTGCATGGAGTTTTGCAACAGAGATCTCACCGGGGCCTTCTATCCCACCTTATGAAAGTTTAATCAAGTTTATTCCGAAAGATTCTTTGTGGTATACAAACAGTGATTGGCTTTATCATTGTGGCACCATGGAATTTGGCGATACAAAAATATTTAATGAAGCATTGAATAACCGTTATGGCAAATCAACAACTATACAGGAGTTCCTTGATAAAGCACAGGCACAGAATTATGAAGCTCATCGTGCTATGATGGAAGCATATGGTTTAAATAAATACAACACAGCAACAGGCGTAGTGCAATGGATGCTCAGCAATCCATGGCCCGGCTTAATCTGGCATACCTATGATTATTTTCTCTATCCTGCAGGCACTTATTTTGGTATGAAGAAATCGATGGAACCTCTGCATGTTCAATATTCTTACAAATCAAATGAAGTGATTATAAATAATTCCTTGTTAAAAAGCTTTAATAATCTAACTGCCAAAGCAGCGATATATGATATTAATGGTGTCTTGAAGTTTAATCATTCGATTGTAACGTCAGTAAAAGAAGATGCAATAACAAAATGTTTTGTTCTTCCAGCGATCAAAGATTTAAGTGATGTTTATTTTTTACGACTTGAATTGACTGATGCAAATGGCAAAACAAAAAGCATCAACTGGTACTGGCTTTCACAAAAACAGGATGTGCTTAACTGGAATAAATCAACGTGGTTCTACACGCCGCAATCTGCTTATACAGATCTTAGTGGTTTGCAGCAACTACCAAAGACCTCGCTAAAAACCGATTACATAACAACTAAAAAGGAGTTATCAACAACACAACATATTACAATAACCAATACAGGCAAAGCTGTTGCATTTTTTGTGCACCTGCGTGCATTGAAAGGAAAAGATGGAGATGATATTTTGCCGGTAATTTTTGATGACAATTATTTTTCACTGGCGCCCGGCGAAAGCAGAACGATCAATTGCAGTTATGAAAATAAAAATGCCGGCAATGCAGATGCCTATATTTTAACAACCGCATGGAATGCGGCCGGTGAATAA
- a CDS encoding AraC family transcriptional regulator, whose product MPKIILLTDLAEEYGRGLIKGIMAYAKEHGPWVFCRMPEAFKDAHGIKNFCKWAKDWGADGIIGRIRTEDDAEQIKRAGIPLIAQDFKERLSNAVNITGAYNDTGKMAAEYFLKNGYTNFAFYGFKNIVWSRERAEGYEATVKKHGYKVHYFEQRRSNTSELWYYKPSPLSEWLTSLPKPMALMACDDNLGQQITEACKLTGIRIPEELAALGVDNDEMICTISNPALSSISLDVIKGGYDAAALMDKMIKQKRKQQWNDIIVKPMQTVTRQSTDIYAANDPYILPALKYIHENIHQNLRVTHVLKHIPLSRRALETRFQKVTGFPLYRYIYHLRIEKFSRLLLETDKSIFEIATETGFDSSKNLSRLFKEVKGCTPGEYRKKHLIK is encoded by the coding sequence ATGCCTAAGATAATCCTGTTAACAGATTTAGCGGAAGAGTATGGCCGAGGCCTGATAAAAGGAATTATGGCGTATGCAAAAGAACATGGGCCATGGGTGTTTTGCCGTATGCCTGAAGCATTTAAAGATGCCCATGGTATAAAAAATTTTTGCAAATGGGCAAAAGATTGGGGTGCAGATGGAATTATAGGGCGCATACGCACAGAAGATGATGCAGAGCAAATAAAACGTGCAGGTATTCCTTTGATAGCACAGGATTTTAAAGAGCGGTTAAGCAATGCCGTAAACATTACGGGTGCATATAATGACACCGGTAAAATGGCTGCTGAATATTTTTTGAAAAATGGCTATACCAATTTCGCTTTCTATGGTTTTAAAAATATTGTATGGTCGAGAGAACGTGCAGAAGGTTATGAAGCAACCGTAAAAAAACACGGATATAAGGTTCATTATTTTGAACAACGCAGATCAAATACCTCTGAATTATGGTATTACAAACCTTCGCCGTTGAGTGAATGGCTCACATCTTTGCCTAAGCCTATGGCATTGATGGCATGTGATGATAATCTTGGTCAGCAGATAACAGAAGCATGTAAGTTAACCGGCATCAGAATCCCTGAAGAACTTGCTGCGCTTGGTGTTGACAATGATGAAATGATCTGTACCATTTCAAACCCTGCATTATCAAGTATTAGTCTGGATGTTATAAAAGGTGGTTATGATGCTGCTGCATTGATGGATAAAATGATCAAACAAAAAAGAAAACAACAATGGAACGATATTATTGTAAAGCCTATGCAAACTGTAACAAGGCAATCAACAGATATCTACGCAGCGAATGATCCTTACATACTTCCTGCATTGAAATACATTCATGAAAATATTCACCAGAATCTGCGGGTAACGCATGTATTAAAACATATTCCGCTTTCCAGAAGAGCTTTGGAAACACGTTTTCAAAAAGTTACCGGCTTTCCTTTATACAGGTATATCTATCATTTGCGCATTGAAAAATTTTCGCGCCTTTTACTCGAAACAGATAAAAGCATTTTTGAGATAGCTACCGAAACCGGGTTTGACAGCAGCAAAAATCTTTCCCGACTTTTTAAAGAAGTAAAAGGATGCACGCCGGGTGAATACAGAAAAAAACATTTAATAAAATAA
- a CDS encoding MFS transporter: protein MNPKRQTLLVILVMVIFFVISFLTNILGPLVPDIIDSFHLSLGLAGFLPFSFFVAYGVMSIPAGILIEQYSEKLVLILGFLLALAGAMLFVFFTSFTVALLSLFLIGLGMAMLQVVINPLLRAAGGEEHFAFNSVLAQVFFGLASFISPWLYSYLVQNVHTDTSNVIVNVLNKIVPQHLEWVSLYWVFALVTLLMILVIWSIKFPKVELKEDEKIGTLDNFKELLKNRYTILFFFGTFCYVGTEQGIANWISKFLQLYHGLDPETKGASAVAWFWGLMTAGCLLGLVLLKLYDSRKLLQVFVAGAMLSLLAALYGSAGIAVIAFPACGFFASVMWSIVISLGLNSVAKHHGSFAGILCTGIIGGAVVPLLIGGISDYTGLRTAMLFLLLTLGYLFSMGIWAKPLVNNSKISLRDLFKSKDA from the coding sequence ATGAATCCAAAAAGACAAACGCTGCTGGTAATACTTGTAATGGTCATATTTTTTGTGATCTCTTTTCTTACCAATATACTCGGGCCATTGGTGCCTGATATTATTGACAGCTTTCATCTAAGCCTTGGCCTTGCCGGCTTTCTGCCCTTTTCATTTTTTGTGGCTTATGGTGTAATGTCTATACCTGCCGGTATTTTAATTGAACAATACAGCGAGAAACTTGTGTTGATACTTGGCTTCCTGCTTGCACTGGCAGGCGCCATGCTTTTTGTATTTTTTACCAGTTTCACGGTAGCACTGCTTTCCTTGTTTTTAATTGGCCTTGGAATGGCGATGCTGCAAGTCGTAATAAATCCGCTGTTGCGTGCTGCAGGTGGTGAAGAACATTTTGCATTCAACTCAGTACTGGCGCAGGTGTTCTTTGGGCTTGCTTCTTTTATCAGCCCATGGTTGTATAGTTACTTAGTACAAAACGTACATACTGATACCAGCAACGTAATAGTTAATGTGCTGAATAAAATTGTACCGCAACATTTGGAGTGGGTCTCTTTATATTGGGTATTTGCACTCGTTACCTTATTAATGATATTAGTTATCTGGAGTATAAAATTTCCGAAAGTAGAATTGAAAGAAGATGAGAAGATAGGAACGCTGGATAACTTTAAAGAATTACTGAAAAACCGTTATACCATTCTTTTTTTCTTTGGTACATTTTGCTATGTAGGCACAGAGCAGGGCATCGCCAACTGGATCTCAAAATTCCTGCAACTCTATCATGGTCTTGACCCTGAAACAAAAGGTGCATCTGCTGTTGCATGGTTTTGGGGATTAATGACTGCAGGTTGTTTACTCGGCCTTGTATTACTAAAGTTATATGACAGCCGAAAATTACTGCAGGTATTTGTTGCAGGCGCTATGCTTAGTTTACTCGCAGCATTGTATGGCTCTGCAGGTATTGCTGTGATTGCATTTCCGGCTTGCGGCTTTTTTGCATCTGTTATGTGGAGCATTGTTATTTCACTTGGTTTAAATTCTGTTGCCAAACATCATGGCAGCTTTGCAGGCATCCTATGCACAGGCATTATTGGTGGTGCTGTTGTACCATTATTAATTGGGGGAATTTCTGACTATACAGGTTTAAGAACTGCTATGTTGTTTTTGCTTTTAACACTGGGGTACTTATTCAGCATGGGCATATGGGCAAAGCCTCTGGTAAATAATTCCAAAATATCATTGCGTGATCTGTTCAAATCAAAAGATGCATAG
- a CDS encoding QcrA and Rieske domain-containing protein has translation MKRKEFITSSCKACMLMTAGYFLPKLTGCSPAAYSVFKTDIVDKKISIPLSMFDQSAVQFVRPKGWYFDIAVQKNADNTYQALLLQCTHQENQLTPNGKNGYQCSLHGSQFDMVGNVRKGPAEKPLERYYTSIENNNLVIQIPKAPI, from the coding sequence ATGAAAAGAAAAGAATTTATAACGTCTTCCTGTAAAGCATGTATGCTAATGACTGCCGGATATTTTTTACCAAAACTTACGGGTTGCAGTCCGGCAGCATACAGTGTTTTTAAAACAGACATTGTTGATAAAAAGATCAGCATCCCTTTGAGCATGTTTGATCAGAGTGCCGTGCAGTTTGTAAGGCCAAAAGGCTGGTATTTTGATATTGCTGTACAAAAAAACGCTGACAATACTTATCAGGCGTTATTGCTGCAGTGCACACACCAGGAAAACCAGCTAACACCAAATGGAAAGAATGGATACCAATGCAGTTTACATGGCAGCCAGTTTGATATGGTTGGTAATGTAAGGAAAGGCCCTGCTGAAAAGCCGCTGGAACGTTATTACACAAGTATTGAAAATAATAATCTCGTCATTCAAATACCAAAAGCGCCTATTTAA